Below is a window of Onychostoma macrolepis isolate SWU-2019 chromosome 06, ASM1243209v1, whole genome shotgun sequence DNA.
TTGATTCAATTCCCAGTCGCTGAAGAGCTCTGTGAGAGTGATTCACTTGTGGGCAAGCACAAGGAAGAGCTCAGCCAAGCACATTCCTCTCTCTTTCCCTTTCTTTTCGGAATTGTTTTTGTCTATCTGTCATTCTTGCTCTCTGATCATTGTCTTATAATGTTTAGGTATATGAAACACAgtatagttgacccaaaaatggaaattctctGGTATATGTTGTTTCAAATCCTTAGCATAACACTTAGCATAATGCCCAACTTGTTCTTTTCCATACAACGAAAGTGAATGAGAACCAGAAACTGATGAGTTCCTTTAGgttaaagatattaaaatacCTTCCCCATCTCTTTCAGCTCGAACAGGAGATTCAGAGGATATCGGAGGCCTATGAGACTCTTATGAAGGGATCTGCAAAGAGAGAAGCCCTTGAGAAAACCATGAGGAACAAGCTTGAGAGTGAAATCAAGCGACTTCATGACTTCAACAGAGATCTCAGGGGTAAGATGGTTCACATAGCTGAGTAATTGTCTTAAATATGAGCTACATGTTTAGGTATGAGGCGATAAATACTAATTGTTCACTCCCACATTAGACCGCCTGGAAACAGCCAGCAAACAGAGAGCAGCCATGGAAGTTGAAGACAAGAGTCGGCATGCCTTCGCCAAACTGGTTGAGCAAAGTAAGAATTCCCCTTTGCTTCACTATAAATTATCTTTGTCCCAATGTGCGGACAGTGCGGTCAACCATGTGAGCAGCCCCAGCTGTTCCCACTGactttttatgtttatgttgtagGCATAACGATGCATTCATCTAACGATAATGTACTGCGTAGTTATCATTGATGTAATTCCTGACAAAGCGTTTGGTTTGATACATTTCTTGCTAAGCTGAAATGTTCCAttgcaaaatacttttttattaacCAAATTAAGTGCCATGTAGGTTTCAGTGAATAGCTGGTTAGCTACACACTGTATTCTGCATCTCAGATAGTTGCTTTTAGAATTCGACCACCAACCATTATTAACACTAGAAGTAAATGTGACCTGGATTCCTGAAATATTTTCAGGTATTTTGGGATATTCCGTCCTCCTGGAATGCTTTCCAACAGCCCCCACCACTGGTTCAGCTTCTGAGGCCCTAAGCACCCCTTCTGATGGCCTATGCACTGGCTCTCCATTTTTGGGCATATTAGTGCTAAAGAATTTAGAACTGTGTTAGGGTAAATTAGATTTGTTTTGCTAATCCTAATAgggattgttgttgttgttcagtatttgatttgacccttttggaatgatcttttttttttctattcccCAAGGATAGATGTATGAAGTGatctttcatttttgtgtattaTAATTAGTTTACCTCCAAGTCTGAAACGGAATAGTTttgtaacaaacaaaaagcctggatgtttaaatgtttaagattTATTATGAGCCAACACAGAAGCATGTCCAAGCCACGATTCAGCATTTCTAAAGGCTTATAACGATGTATAAGTTAACATTTATGACCTTGTGGAGCTATTTGCTTTACATGTTTACTGCCTGCCTCAGAGGCATTCCAGAGATTCAGTTGGTACAAAGACGTGCCTGTGTGCGTAAGTGGATAAGAGGAAGTCTGCATTCCATCCAAAGGCATTTGTTTTGGGTTGTATAATCAGAGTAGAAGCGGAATGGAAGACTAATTGCTGTCTAATTTGTTTTCCATCTCGCAAGGCATTCAAAGTGACCCAGAAACAAGTGAGCTGGGCTTTAGTATGTCCCTTTTCAGTGAGCCAAGTCATCATAGAGCATTTCGGAATTCAGCATCCCAAGTGGGAATTCTTTGAATCGCTTTTGTAATCTGGGAATTCTAAAGCAGTCTGCAGTGTAGGTCAAAGGACACGCGGAAACTCGGCCACTCCCCTGCAAACCCAGACAGACATGTGTAAATCAAGCATGCCTCTTTTGTTCCAGACTCTTGTGGGAAGCTTATCCCCTGAGAATTGGTTAGAATGAGACTACAGCCCAGAGAATGCTCTGGACACACCCCAGTCCTACAGCACGGTCATTCATTTTGTGGCCTGTGTAACAACTAGGCATGATGAGTGAACAGCAAGCATTGCTTGTACCCTTACTGTAGTAAGTTGTTGTGGTACACAGTTCTCACAatgtctgtctctttctctccataGATGAGGATCACCTTAGAGAGCGGGAATGTCTGGAAAAAGAGCTGAAGCATTTGCACGTCTCAGGAGAAGAATGGAAGAGGCGCAGAGAAGCCTTGGAGCAAGCGCTGATGTCCGCTCAGACACGAAATAGGCAGCTGGAAGAGGAGTTACGAAGGAAACGAGCTTACGTTGAGAAGGTGGAGAGAATGCAGAGCGCCCTGGCACAGTTGCAGGCAGCATGTGAGAAGAGGGAGGCGCTGGAGTTGAGATTGAGGACCAGACTGGAGCAGGAGCTGAAGAGCCTGAGAGCAcagcaggtaaaaaaaaaagaaaaaaaaagaagagacaaTATTTTGTGCACCAAACTGGTGAGAAAATTATGTTTTGGGCTCGACAAGTAAACCTTTCCTTTCTCTTTCAGTGGCAGTCTCAAGCCCAGCAAACAAGTCCTGGGTCCTACTCGGACCTTAACGTGTCATCTCTGCATCAGCAGCTGAGGGAGCGAGAGGAGCAGGTTCTGGCCCTGGAGGCTGACATAACCCGCTGGGAGCAGAAGTATCTTGAGGAGAGCACGATGCGTCAATTTGCCATGGATGCCGCTGCTACTGCTGCAGCTCAGAGGTGAGTCGAAGCAAATGATAGAAGCCCTGCCGAAAAGGACAGGAAATTGGAATTAATTTGAGGTAAAGCTTATATAAACTCTTGTATAACTGTAATGCTCATTTCAGGGATACAACAATCATCAACCATTCACCTCGCCATTCACCTAATAGCAGCTTCAATGAGGACCTGCCGTCCCCTAACCACAGACATCAGGAGATGGAGAACCGGTATGTCCACTATTACATTCTCTATCCACAACTGGAAAGTCAATCAAAATTTGTTAACAAAATTTCCAATAGTCTCCATGTGCTGTATCTCAAAGAAGTCTGTTTTATCAGGATTCGGGCGCTTTATGCCCAACTTTTGGAGAAGGATGCCATTATAAAGGTCATGCAGCAGCGGTCACGACGGGAGCAAGGCCTACGACCTGCTCGATCTGTTCCCTCCATCAACACGGCTGCCACAGCTAGCATTACCCAAACCAAAGGTGAGCATAGTAGCCATAGCTAGTGGTTTCCAATCCTGCAGAATTTAGCGCCAACCTACCTGCCTGAAAGTTTATAGCATTCCTGAAAACCTTGATTAGATGGTTcaagtgtgtttaattagggttgcagctaaactctgcaggacactgaccctccaggagcaggattggataCCCCTGCTATATGTCTGTATGGTCGCATCTCAACCAAAAATTACATACACTTTCAACTGGACAACTGGCAGCTTCTTTACTTAGCGTCTATGTAATGTCGCCAAGAAAGAATGTGCCAACCGAAATAAAATGAGTGTGGCGACTAGCCGGTGTTCTTGAAATAGTCTACATCTTTTGAAACGGAATGCATTTTGCTGTTCTCTAGAATAGATCCTCCAGAATAGTAAAGGGAGTTTACAGGATGGCAAATGTTTGTGTGGTGGAATGCCTATGTTGGAACCGATAATTAAACTGTTTCCTTTTCCGTATGCGATTTTAGGGAAGAGCCTCTCGGATGACCAGACAGCAGCCGCGTCATTGCCCCCGTTGCCCCATCTGCTAGCCAAAACCCAGTGTCGAGACAGGAGCACCCAGTGTGAAGAACATTCAGATGAGACCAACCCTAAAACAGAACCTGCTCCACAATCTTCCATTGCTTTCAGTCCTGGTGTGTAAACTTGTGCATAAACCCATCTTTTCTTATGTcacttactgtatttatttggtaTTTCTGGAGTAGTTTGATAAGTTCTGTTGATTTACACACAATGTGATAATTGTAATATGTAGTATCAGGTGACAAAGACAATGCTTAACGGTTAGAACTTCTGTAATGATGGTGCATACTTGCCCTTTTGAACCAGAGTGGTTAAAGAGTAACCTGAGCTCTATGTCAAAGCAGCGATTGGGGAGTGAACTCAAACAAAACACAGTCAAAGTTTTGTAAAACCTCCTGCCTTGTTTGCTCTCCAGGCATTAGCCAACAAAGCTGAAGATCTTGTATTTCATTGCAGATTCTACTGCTCTCCCCACAAACCAGATCAGCAGAGCTGTTGAAAACGACATGGTGGAGATTCTCATCTGAGATGAATGGGTGTTCAGCTCGATGCTGCCTGCTGTTCTTACACACAGAAGATTCTCATTGGATGTCCATCTGAGGACCAACCACATCAAGAGAATCCTGTGCTTGCTATGAGAAGGAGCTCGCCATTGAAGCATCAGACAGAGAGAAGAATGAATAGTGGGAGTAACCTAAAACTGATCCTCGGTGAAGGAGAGCTGAGCTCTCCTGACAGTTCCTCCACACGTTAAAGTACAGTGTTCATTCTCAGCTGGTGGCTCTCAACCTGGACTGTGAGATGTATGGTCTGAATGTGAGGTACTTGGACAGTACTCTACAGAGCTCCAAAAAGCTACCACGAGACATCTTAAGTGCttataaacacattgtatatgTTCTTTTGTATTTATGAGTATTGCTGCTGACtgtgtgacagaatggagaaataGGAAGAAATATCCCACTGTTGTgaaacttttgtttttgcatttgctTTTCGTTTGAGGAGCAACTAAGGgcagtgttgttgtttttttttttaaccaactAAGTATACCGACCCATGTAAGACTATATCCCCACATTCCTAGATAAAAGCACAGACAAATATATCTCTAACTGTGTGCTCCATGTATAGTAGATATACCATCGCAACTGCTTCATCCTTAAATATCAAGAAAAGAATAGTTTGGATTGTAGGAGGCCAAATACAGTTTGAACCTGTAGGCCTGGGATTAGACAATTTACCAGAATAGTTAGGTAAATACCTTCACTAGCACTCCCTTTGACTAAATTATCATTACAGTTGGCGTTCTTACTATAACTGACTGACAGCGGGTGCTGCTCGCTCCCAGATTTAAGTAGAGGAATGGGAAGCCTCCTTTTGGGGACAGTGGATGAGTACATGCTCTTTTAGTGGCACTTAGGGAAGTGTTACCCTTAGGAGGGACAGGGGGCTGATGTTTCAGATGccatattatgattattttgcGCCCAGAACTGCGACCACCATgcttgccactccctcgcagaCAAGCTGGAGCTAATCTTTCCACATTCTTCCGTGGCAGAATGCCCCTGCTCAGAGGAAAAATGCTATCTGCAGTCTGACCTTTGGCCTTGTTCAAAACGGCTGGCATTTAGACTACCATCCTCTTTTTGGATCTGTTTATTTGTGTAGTGCTGCAGTAGCTGGTTATACTGTAAGCATGCAACGCTAGTTTAATTTTGTGACTCTAAGGTTCTCCAATGTTGCGACTGTGACTAGCCTTGATTTCTGAGACAGAGACTTTTCTGCCTGTTCGCAATCAAGACTACATTTGCATTATGGTGGGATAACGATATAAAAGGTTACCGTGAAAACAAACAGTCTTATCTATGTGGGTAATAAGTATCATACCATGTTAATTTAACCTTTCTCGCTGTCATTAAATGCTACTTTTATTTTCCTACTGGCTCTGATACAACGCACTTGCTGGTCAATGCTTTGTAGTGGAGTCATGCTTGTTTTGTTCACTACTTGGACTGTTTACAGAAAGGGCTGTTTTGAAACGAGagaatttaatatattttgtgtattattttactttttggtaTTTAGTAATGTGAACATGCCAAAGATTTGCATTACAATTaagttatataataaaatgagcATTAGCGACATGAAATGTAGATACGCAGTTCAAACTGGTTGACCCATATTTGGATGTTGCTGTGAACTTCAAGAATGGGGAATTGTTTTGTATGTCATTTAACATTTCagtaatttgaataaaattttaatatatatcttTACAAAGACAGTGTGTCGGCTGGTTTGTGTCTTAACGGGAAAGACAGATGCGTTTAGAGGGAGGTATGAGTGCTGTGTCCTCCTGAGATGTTTCACATGTGCAAGTCTGTGCAAGCTGCTCTTATTGGTGTCCCTTCTTTGGCATGAAAGCCATCTTTCTTTCAGAGCACAAGGGAGCCTTATTCACAACAGCAAAACAATTCTGCCACCTGCTTCACTGTTGGCAAGCAGTCTTCATGAAGAGAGGCCACATTCCAGCTTTGCTCTCAAAGCCGCAAAAAGAACATTCCTCTCATCAACCATGCAAAGTTAAAAAGGAAGATGTGGAAAACATTTGGAACACAGACCAAActgatataaatacataatgaaaacaCAATGATTAACCAAATGCTTAGAATACAATTATGGAAGTAACCAGTAGACTACTGTTTTGTGGTTTTGCATAGACATCATTTTAGCTCGATTTCAACTTGAGAGGTGCATCCAAAATTGCTTAAATGAGTAGGTACTACGTTTGAGGCGAAACAAACAATGCTTCTCTGCTATTCACAACTCCACTCTAATGGCATCAGATGTGCTCTTTAGAATCTTGGTGGAAGTAGTATGTCATCATGGTACTCTTTTCATATACTGTTTTTATCCTACTATATAGTAAGAAAATAGGCATATTTGGATGCAGAGTGGGACATTTAACTGCCTTAGGCAAATTATAGCTAACCAGACAAGGGTCTAAACAAACAGTTTGGAACGCTTTGCAAGCCAAATTGATTCAAAGCTTCATAGCTCAACATCAAGAGGAATTTGCCCCCTGGTAGAGTAAAACATGTTAAAGCATTCCATTCCAAATGGGGAAGAAGAGAGATGTCTGACATGTCAGATAAGAAGTAGAGCtgaaatactgttctttttttttctttttcttttcagcaCCCAGAGCAAAATTCTATACCTCAGATGTTGATGTTGTAGTGGAATTCTCAGTTCAGTTATATATCTTTAAATGATCAGTTTTGTCTCGGATGTTTCTCcaaaaaaatgaatgtggagAGATAAAAACAGCCAAATGAGAATGCTGATAAAATTAAAGAGTATAGCGATATTAAATAGTTAAGTTACTAAAACAGCTAGACAATTTAATGAGAATTTTTCATACTGAAAACTTGCAGGCTTAAATCTCAACAAACTTACCTGCCTGTAattttctagtaatcctgaagaccttgattagcttcttcaggtgtgtttgatcgggtttggagctaaactccAGGATCTCCAGAGCCAGAGATGAGAAACCATGCATCATTGAGATTTAAAAACCACAAGAGCAGAgttcctcaaatctggccctgCTCTGCAAAGTTTTGCCCCAACTCTTATCAAAGACACCCGAGCAAGCTAACCAAGGTCTTCAGAGTTACTTGAAAAGTACAGGTAGCTGATTTTGATTAGGGTTTGAATTTCAAGACTACTTGGGTCTTTTCAGGAACGTTTTGAGAGACCGGAGCCTCATGCAGTCTTGCTTTTCATATTTAATCTCATTGTGAGTGGGTTTGTATAAGGCACAAACCTATATGAAAAATGTGCCTGGTAGAGTTTCATCTTTCCTCCCTGCTCTGTCAGCAGCATTAATCTCTTAAGAACTTTGACTCCCAAGTTCTGTTCATCAGCTGAATTTTTGAAATAGTTTTCTAAAGAATGCAGACAAATTATTCACTGTATAAGTGCTGCCTTTTGGCTGTTGGTTCCAGCCTGTCAACTCAATGCATTCATGTTTCAGGATAAACTACTTTGTAGTATCCTATGCATTAATACGATGACCCTCACACACACCCTGAGCAACGTGATTACTTAAAAGCTGCAGGACACCTAACAGTGTTAAATAAGTCCACTGAGAAGAGAACTGTGTGTGTTCTTCAGTGGGTTTCTGTTCTCAGGATAAATATTTTGCCTCACATGCCTCCCTCAGTAGGTGTGAGCTGGCATTCCATAAATGCTTTGCGAGATACCTGGCCGATGGGTTTACTTGTGACAGATCAGTGTGACTTTTCTCAGCTGAAGGAGTACAGACGCAAGGAATGCTCCTGCTGGAATGTCTCACTCCTCAGGGGGCTCCAGTACACTTCAAGGTCAACCAATGGCCTGGTGTGCTAGCAGTCACCTCCTTCTACTACCAGAATCATCATTGTCCTTGCACAACAGCAGGTTGCTGGGcttataaattatttgtataccACTGTGTCTTTATGTAACTGAAAGCTTTTCTTGTCTCACTTGTACAGCCTTGTACATTTCTGGTGTTCTGTCTAGGTGAGAGGTCAGATTGGTAGACTAAGAGCTTCAACATCTGTTAGTGTGCATACTAAGATCTCACGCTGTTCCATGGGGAATGTCATTCTTGGCACTCTGCTTGTTTTAGCAGGCTTCCCAGGCTCCCCAAATTTTAGTGGAACCAACAGGGACTTAGTCCATTCCAGAAACATCtgcaatttgaaaatgtaaaagccTTGAAGATATCTGCagtttcttcagatgaacatgTAGTGCAATCCTATTGCTATAGGTGATGTTCATAGTGACTTGTCAGTTGATAagtgacagttcacccaaaaatgaaaattgtcatcatttacttaatgactttctttcttcagtggaacataTTTTAAGAAATCTCTTGTTTATCCATACACTGAAAGTCAGTAGGCTCCAACAACGTTGTTTAGTTCCAAACgttgttcaaaatatcttcttttgtgtcccACAGAAGAACGAAATGCATTCATGCCTTCTCTTTACATGATTAAGTATGATAACCATCATGAAAAATGGTACCCATTAGTGTTCAGAATAGGTTTTTCCAGTTATGCCCGCACTGACTCAGCAAATGAAAAGCACATTGTTAATACTGGCATTTACAGATGTTCCAAAGATCTTAGTAACGTTGTTAGTCAAGGACCTTAGTAACACATACCtagaaaaacaattaaaaaagtcAAATGTTGTGTTTTCCATCAGTTCCCAAGGTGACTCGCTGAGATTCCAAAACCTCCAGGAGTGTGAATGGAATAAATTTCCCTCACCAATTCTTTCCCCTTTCCTTTCCAAAGAAGGTTACGGCCATCTAATTTTAAAGGCATCCTACTATGCCTCTTTTACTATATGCACTATAAGTCTCAGGTGAGCCCAGAACATGTCTAAAGTTTCAGCTCATAATACCCCACAGATAATTTATTATAGATAGCATTCTGGAATGGAGCTAAAGATCTTTTTTGCTTGCTGCGACTCTCTTATTGGTGGAATTTCTATACAGCATCATAGGAATAGTTTTTCACCATGTATTCTGCTACTaagtacaattattttaaaaatgagttATAACAGATGAGCTCAACAAAAgcatatacactgtaaaaaaaaaaaagttgagccaacttaaaattttaaaggcAAGATTTCTgcttcagcagattttagaattttctcaacttgtcgatttaagtttatacaacaacaatttaagaatctcccacaaaaataattaaaaatctgctgaagctggttgccttaaaattttaagttggctcaactttttttttttttttttacagtgtagaattGGTTAACAACCAGTTGTTTATGTCTGTGAACATAAACAGCAGCGTTAGATCTGCGAAAAGGTGGCAACAACACACTACTAATGCAACTCATCCAGGCCTGCCCAGGccttatattttttaagaatgCTTTGGGCAGGAACGATTTAAATTCAGGATACTGTGACAGGTATGTTCCTGGAAGAAAACTCAGGACTATAATTGAAGCATTTGAGGGAGTTTTTACTGATACACTGTACAGAATAACTCACTTTGGAGTGGAATCTGTGTTGTAATTTTGCACATCTTTTTCATGCACAACCAGAAACATTATCCACTAAAGGAAGttgaaagtgtaaaaaaaaaaaaaaaacataatagtaCCCCCTTAAATTAGCTTTATGATGGAAAATACCTACTTTTTTTTGCTGAGTATCTTTGGCAACTATTTGAAGCCCATCTGTATCAAATCACAAATAACATAAATGTACCATGTAAAATCATTTCAACTTAAATACAGTTGAACAATCGAAAGTAAGAGAGTGTAAAATACATCCATAGAAATTGAGACTAAAAAGCAAACTAACAAAATAACTGTTTGCTTTATCTTTTGCTGCTTTTGACTAACCCGACTGCACAAAAGGGCTCCACAAATGGAGGGTGTGGTGTTACTGAGTCAGGATAATCTTTTCAGACAGATGCATCTCTCCTATCTGCTATTTGAAAAGTGAGTGCTGAAGGTGGTGCAAACAGGAAGTGCAAAAGTATCATCTTCCTGTCATGGGATCTTGAATCTGTCATGTTTTATGCAATGTTCAGCTCAGAATGGCTATCTTATTAGTCACAGTGAGGTGTATTAGGGTGAGGTCAGTTTCTGTGCAGTCAGCTGGgattaaaaatctttaaagattaggtttaacagaagaaagtgAAATTACTTAGTCCAATTAGGAAAATTTCAACctcaaagaataaaataaataaataacataaatacaaaatgcataaatgccATGTCCACAgtcaaataaatactaaataattttggtttaattGAAAACACCATCTCAAAtattgtattgttaaaaaaaaaaatgatgaaaataacgttaatagaaacatttttggaataaaCTGCAGACTCCGTTGGATAACTTCACCGTTAGTCTTTTATGTATCATAAACccctaaaaatattttcatattgcacaGCTTTATTAGAATTGGTGCACAATATTCTCATTACGCAAGCGATTACCTTGAttttgtctctcttttttttttcatgcagaTCTCCAGCATGTTCTTTAATGACAGGTTGACAAAGACAAGGCCTCTTATGTAAGATGGAATAAAGACTAGATGAGGCAAATTCTAATATCTGTCACTGTGACTCTATTCTAAAGATAGCCTAATTATGGTCTGTTATTGTGCCTCCAGTCTAGAGAACATCCAACGACTTATATCAAGAGCTCCACAAGAAGGTCAGACATGCCTGATGGATGCCAGACTGTTGAAGTGTTCAAATTACCTGGCAAAAGACTCAAAGTGTCTATGTTGCAGCATTGCAAATATGAATTAGTCCTCGTGAAGGATCTGTCACCTGTATTTACGTCCATGTCTGTGTGTTATGAAGTGGCTTGTGAAATAGCAATCggttttcaaatgttttcatgtttgtcaGAAACCTCTACAGCATTCCATGCTTCCATGTTTATTCACAGATATGGTTTGATTTACCCAGCATGTGATGATCCCCCCCCAGCACCAGCATACCATGTTAACCCAGATAAGGTCCTTGCACTGCTATGTAATGCATGCTGTAGACAGGAATGTTCACTATGCTGTTTCACAAGAGTTCAATCCCAGTCACACACTGACAGGTGAGGATGGACAGTGTCACTTATTTAGTAGTGCACATGCTCTCGCCTCATGTTTGCACATGGCTTGGAGAGAAAATGTGGAGAAATGGCTTTTTCTAAGTTCCCTCTCAGCTTAACCTTTAGTACATACACATTACATGCCACATGCACATGATGGCAGGAGATGGATGGATATTTATGTCTTGTTGCCAATTTGCTGCGTATGAGCCACAGAAGAATCCAGAATGCTCTGCTtccggaaaaaaaaaagttttccagGGCCTGTCAAATGTGAATTACTACACATAACAAACACTTTAGGCAATGTCTGTCCAAGTATAAATATTATCTACCCTTTTAAACTTGTAAATAAGCTGCTGTTTGTACTTTACATTTTGGTACTTAATTTTGGAGTTGTGATCCTGGAGGTCAAAATTGACAGAAGACAATAAGCATAAATTCTTTATTGCCTTTTTCTGCACCATGGCTTATTTTTAGATtgaagccacacacacacaaaaaatgctCTGCAGTTTCAATTTCCTATGGCAGTAATTTTTTGACACATTTATACAACattaattttaactaaaaactgaaaacttCTGAGTTTTGGCCATTTATTTACATGACAATAGCTTTTGGAAAGACCCTCAGTGGATGGAACAGGGCGTTCCCCTGGGAATGGTCTGCAGAAGGGAGGAGGTCTCGACAGACGCTTCCAACACAGGTTGGGGAGCGCTGTGTGAAGGCAAATCGGCTTTCGGCCACTGGTCAAAAGAGGAAGGTCGGCTTCACATCAATTGCCTGGAAATGCTGGTAGTATGTTTGGGCCTTCACACCTTTCTGCCGGACCTAAGGGGACACCATGTTTTAGTCCGTTCGGACAGCATGACGGTGGTGTCCTATATAAATCACCAGGGCGGTCTCTCCTCGAAGCACCTCTTCATTCTGGTAGAGCGCCTCTTGGAATGGGCGCAGCTCAACTTGCGTTCGCTGAGAGAAGTGCATGTGCCGGGCAGCTTGAACCGAGGAGCAAACATGCTATCTCGGACTAATGTCCCCTCAGAAGAGGTCCACCCACAAATGGTTCAACGAATCTGGGAGATCTTCAGCAGGGCAGTTAGTTTTTTCAAAAGGGGTCTAGGAGGCTCAACCCGCCTCGCCCCATCACCGTCCCTACATGGGATCTGCCCACGGTGTTGAGGGCTCTGAAAAGCCTTTTGAGCTGCTACAGTCCATTGACCTTCGTTCCCTGATGCTAAAAACCACTCTGCTACTAGCGTTAGCATCAGTAAAGCGTATGGGAGATCTGCAGGCACTCTCTGTGAGCCCCTCCTGCCTTGAATTTGGGCCCAGCGACTCTAAAGTCGTCCTGAAGCCAAGGCATGGTTACATACCCAAAGTGCTCTCGACTTCGTTCAGAGCGCAGATAATAACTCTATTGGCGCTTCCTCCTTCGGAGCAAG
It encodes the following:
- the amotl2a gene encoding angiomotin-like 2a, translated to MRTAEDSSGTVLHRLIQEQLRYGNPTDPTLLAIQQQALRGGSSGGGAGSPRSSLESLTQEESLSPQLSTRQEPQGQEHQGDYQHSESPICHLYQLHTEELPTYEEAKAHSQYLAYQRGQVGLQHGSLETPGVVGSEQEERMWDMKREHARSLSEHLMQLSLERNCAHDSIPMSSSHSYPQLSNNHSAPVVNERSMHEPDQRGPPPEYPFMVRSPGYMLSHSQEHGQYYKEPPPAFHSQHHRLFPTQLQMPRHSGLPTLTPAGQDVIVGGYSIPVNNCQVEQLIKENERLRGEVESYSEKAARLQKLEQEIQRISEAYETLMKGSAKREALEKTMRNKLESEIKRLHDFNRDLRDRLETASKQRAAMEVEDKSRHAFAKLVEQNEDHLRERECLEKELKHLHVSGEEWKRRREALEQALMSAQTRNRQLEEELRRKRAYVEKVERMQSALAQLQAACEKREALELRLRTRLEQELKSLRAQQWQSQAQQTSPGSYSDLNVSSLHQQLREREEQVLALEADITRWEQKYLEESTMRQFAMDAAATAAAQRDTTIINHSPRHSPNSSFNEDLPSPNHRHQEMENRIRALYAQLLEKDAIIKVMQQRSRREQGLRPARSVPSINTAATASITQTKGKSLSDDQTAAASLPPLPHLLAKTQCRDRSTQCEEHSDETNPKTEPAPQSSIAFSPDSTALPTNQISRAVENDMVEILI